From the Sporichthya brevicatena genome, one window contains:
- a CDS encoding peptidase E codes for MPADAPTILATSGGLRLGHRTRYEFSPLTEYAVELAGVTGRAPRICLLTTALGDDRAMLTLLYEAAQVAGWVPSHLALFPMPNAPDITAHLLEQDVIWVAGGSVAGLLAMWRLHGVDDAMRAAWEAGVVLTGVSAGSLCWHVGGTTDSFGPDLRPVTNGLALLPFSNGVHYDSEEQRRPLFHRLVADGTLPDGYATSDGAGLLYRGTEFVEALIERDGAAAYSVAGSGGRAVETQLDVRRL; via the coding sequence ATGCCTGCAGACGCGCCCACCATTCTGGCCACCAGCGGCGGCCTTCGCCTCGGCCACCGCACCCGCTACGAGTTCTCCCCGCTCACCGAGTACGCCGTCGAGCTCGCCGGCGTCACCGGCCGGGCCCCGCGGATCTGTCTGCTCACGACCGCGCTCGGCGACGACCGCGCGATGCTCACCCTGCTCTACGAGGCCGCCCAGGTCGCCGGCTGGGTGCCCAGCCACCTCGCGCTGTTCCCGATGCCGAACGCCCCGGACATCACCGCCCACCTGCTCGAGCAGGACGTGATCTGGGTCGCCGGCGGCAGCGTGGCGGGCCTGCTGGCGATGTGGCGCCTGCACGGCGTCGACGACGCGATGCGGGCGGCCTGGGAGGCCGGCGTCGTCCTGACCGGCGTCAGCGCGGGTTCGCTGTGCTGGCACGTCGGTGGGACGACCGACTCCTTCGGCCCGGACCTGCGGCCGGTCACGAACGGCCTCGCCCTGCTCCCGTTCTCCAACGGCGTCCACTACGACTCCGAGGAGCAGCGCCGGCCGTTGTTCCACCGCCTCGTCGCCGACGGGACGTTGCCGGACGGCTACGCGACCTCCGACGGCGCCGGCCTGCTCTACCGCGGCACCGAGTTCGTCGAGGCCCTGATCGAACGCGACGGCGCGGCCGCCTACTCCGTTGCCGGATCCGGCGGCCGCGCCGTGGAGACGCAGTTGGACGTGCGTCGGCTCTGA